In Anabaena sphaerica FACHB-251, a genomic segment contains:
- a CDS encoding glycosyltransferase family 2 protein translates to MSNSELISIVICTADRSVSLQKTIESLNHINYPHFEVIVVDSSSNDNTLKMLNLLKQDLNFSIKISISSHKNLSISRNIGIQKSSGTIIAFIDDDAIPPSEWLNELIATYILYGNNCAGVGGTVRDMTTLGYPLQYHHGITNIISNTIPIRAVDAINYNQIDGFWYNGLMGTNSSYRKELLEKINGYDEFFEYFLDETDVCLRLIQAGYEIHYCDAVVDHYPQPSHNRYDQKHLTCWYSLAKNTTYFALKHAYKRLPLAILLIRLASLLIYRCLLRIIRLKFTHGLSNRILWQYIQEAFKGVRVGWSAGIAWHSGNNEKVGKSPASSYKAELLFVSSKKRFTNSSQE, encoded by the coding sequence ATGTCAAACTCAGAATTGATATCTATAGTGATATGCACTGCTGACCGCTCGGTTTCTCTGCAAAAAACTATTGAATCCTTAAATCACATCAATTATCCCCATTTTGAAGTGATTGTTGTAGATTCTTCATCTAATGACAATACCTTAAAAATGCTAAATTTGCTCAAACAAGATTTGAATTTTAGCATCAAAATATCTATATCAAGTCATAAAAATCTTAGTATATCTAGAAATATAGGTATACAAAAATCATCAGGAACAATTATTGCTTTTATAGATGATGATGCTATTCCTCCATCAGAATGGTTAAACGAATTGATAGCAACCTATATTTTATATGGTAATAATTGTGCTGGTGTTGGTGGTACTGTGCGAGATATGACAACTTTGGGTTATCCTTTACAATATCATCATGGGATAACTAATATTATTAGTAATACTATTCCTATTCGTGCAGTTGATGCTATCAATTACAATCAAATAGATGGGTTTTGGTACAATGGTTTGATGGGAACAAATTCATCTTATCGTAAAGAATTACTGGAAAAGATTAATGGTTATGATGAATTTTTTGAATATTTTTTAGATGAAACTGATGTTTGTTTGCGCTTGATTCAAGCTGGTTATGAAATTCACTACTGTGATGCAGTTGTAGATCACTATCCCCAACCTAGTCATAATCGTTATGATCAAAAGCACCTTACTTGTTGGTATTCCTTAGCTAAAAATACTACTTATTTTGCCTTAAAGCACGCTTATAAAAGACTTCCTTTGGCGATTTTGTTGATACGTCTAGCTTCACTGTTAATTTATCGGTGCTTACTGAGGATTATTCGGCTTAAATTTACTCATGGTCTTAGTAATCGGATTTTATGGCAATATATCCAAGAGGCTTTTAAGGGTGTGCGTGTGGGTTGGAGTGCTGGTATTGCTTGGCATAGCGGAAATAATGAGAAGGTGGGTAAATCGCCTGCTTCTAGTTATAAAGCTGAATTGTTATTTGTTAGTTCTAAAAAACGATTTACCAATTCATCCCAAGAATAG
- a CDS encoding glycosyltransferase: MKRVVLITGHYWSSKRKAGFHWLADAFLRQGWEVVFFTAPLSWLSVIRQDYRLDYPVLQEANKLQQVETTLWSYIWFTLWHPANLRLNVLNSLSHGLFRLYSHLPLGPVASMIEDADLFIFESTPAILLFESFKRINPSAKFIYRVSDDLRLLNNHPVVLETEQQIASEFDLVSVPSQYIYRNFPGLPNLELHFHGIRKDLFDQEYANPYPTVNHPNIIFVGNSYFDTDFIAQASQLFPNWQFHIIGPIKNLPARKNIISYGELPFIATIPYIKYADIALQTLVYSHGSESFTDSLKMIQYTYCQLPIIAPVYLSSSKTHVFYYQPGDVDSIRNALLAAQSYKRDQIQTDQIYSWDELVNRFLELTNNNSAL, encoded by the coding sequence ATGAAGCGTGTAGTTTTGATTACTGGCCATTACTGGAGTTCCAAACGCAAGGCAGGCTTTCACTGGTTAGCTGATGCCTTTTTGCGTCAAGGTTGGGAAGTGGTATTTTTCACCGCACCCCTAAGTTGGCTATCTGTAATTCGTCAAGACTACCGCCTAGACTATCCTGTACTCCAAGAGGCTAACAAACTTCAGCAGGTAGAAACCACACTTTGGAGCTATATCTGGTTTACACTTTGGCATCCAGCTAATCTGCGTTTGAATGTACTTAACTCCTTAAGTCATGGTTTGTTCCGTCTTTACAGTCACTTGCCTCTAGGACCAGTAGCATCCATGATTGAGGATGCTGATCTTTTTATCTTTGAAAGTACCCCTGCAATTCTGTTATTTGAAAGCTTTAAACGCATCAATCCCAGTGCTAAGTTTATCTATCGTGTTTCTGATGATCTGCGATTATTAAATAATCATCCTGTTGTCTTAGAAACAGAACAGCAAATAGCCTCTGAATTTGATTTAGTCAGCGTACCTAGTCAGTACATTTACCGTAATTTTCCAGGCTTGCCGAATTTGGAATTGCATTTTCATGGTATTCGTAAAGACTTATTTGATCAAGAATATGCTAATCCTTATCCCACTGTAAATCATCCAAATATCATATTTGTAGGTAATTCTTACTTTGATACAGATTTTATCGCCCAAGCCAGTCAATTATTCCCTAATTGGCAATTTCATATTATTGGACCTATTAAAAACTTACCTGCAAGGAAAAACATCATTTCCTATGGAGAGTTACCATTTATAGCCACTATCCCTTATATAAAATATGCAGATATAGCTCTTCAGACACTGGTCTATAGTCATGGTAGTGAGTCTTTTACTGATAGCCTGAAAATGATTCAATATACTTACTGTCAGTTACCTATTATTGCTCCAGTCTACTTATCATCTTCAAAAACTCATGTTTTTTACTATCAACCAGGAGATGTTGACAGTATCCGCAATGCTTTACTTGCAGCCCAAAGCTATAAGCGTGATCAAATTCAAACTGATCAAATCTATTCTTGGGATGAATTGGTAAATCGTTTTTTAGAACTAACAAATAACAATTCAGCTTTATAA
- a CDS encoding class I SAM-dependent methyltransferase, giving the protein MSYTSFTQKLPKSLRAFIRERDTAVQKLISSYEHIKLESKKLRKLYKILESQNQYSPAENKNEKVPDLIKRKALEYDLNKGRVVIESILSSSKEELANRDFLLDKIKEYGCAYQGWNLYSPYQQYLNASDYGPLQIPTEFTDFLIYCIQKQPSSFLEIGVMYGGFSVFCCAVLSKFNTNFKYTCVDIEDNFRDWEYFSSILPLEKAIPATSADFIGSQFDVVYIDADHSYHGMKKDFCNVGRYAKVCAFHDINASEYDHLDGGTRRCWNELKLSYCQSASILEISHIAEEWMGIGIIDFNK; this is encoded by the coding sequence TTGTCATATACATCATTTACACAAAAATTGCCCAAGTCTCTCCGTGCTTTTATCCGTGAAAGAGATACAGCAGTTCAAAAATTAATAAGTTCTTATGAGCATATCAAGCTTGAGTCGAAAAAGTTAAGAAAGCTTTATAAAATTTTAGAGTCACAAAATCAATATTCACCTGCGGAGAATAAAAACGAAAAAGTTCCAGATTTAATCAAAAGAAAAGCACTAGAATATGATTTAAACAAGGGTAGAGTTGTCATTGAATCAATCTTATCTTCTTCAAAAGAAGAATTGGCAAATAGAGATTTTTTGTTAGATAAAATTAAAGAGTATGGTTGTGCATATCAAGGCTGGAACCTTTATTCTCCTTATCAACAGTATCTCAATGCTTCTGACTATGGACCGCTACAAATTCCTACAGAATTCACAGATTTTTTAATTTATTGTATTCAGAAACAACCCAGTTCATTTTTAGAAATTGGCGTGATGTATGGAGGATTTTCTGTTTTCTGCTGTGCGGTTTTATCTAAATTCAACACGAATTTTAAGTATACGTGTGTTGATATAGAAGATAATTTTCGAGATTGGGAGTATTTTTCATCTATTTTACCGCTGGAAAAAGCTATTCCTGCTACATCTGCTGATTTTATAGGCTCACAATTTGATGTTGTTTATATTGATGCTGATCATTCATATCATGGCATGAAAAAGGATTTCTGCAATGTAGGTCGTTATGCAAAAGTTTGCGCTTTTCACGATATTAATGCATCTGAATATGACCACTTAGATGGTGGAACTAGAAGATGTTGGAATGAACTCAAATTATCATACTGTCAGTCAGCTTCAATTTTGGAAATTAGTCATATCGCTGAAGAGTGGATGGGTATTGGTATTATCGATTTTAATAAATGA
- a CDS encoding glycosyltransferase family 2 protein, translating to MQIIKVAAIIVTWNKLKDVCLLIEDTNKLDLNGICLDIFVVDNASSDGTQAYLEEHYPQVKVLQTGENIGGSGGFSHGMKFLIQLNYDYIWLLDNDVRLDTQALLALVETLQNYSEVGLVGSQIRKLEQPEIIQEIGSYIHEQKAHLKTYLGNSPIVSTEDILAEKPYLSVDICAAASLLFRREIIQQIGVFENYFLHFDDVEWCLRAKQAGWVVAAHPASIVWHRSPDFKHRPWISYYDERNLCYCWQKHKPELLLKRLRLLLAKLIYYSLTGRFFWTEIYLQGLEDFLKGVKGKMPSLLPYREYSLAEIITPDANILVQSSIYQDICQFTDLQIDEKTTLWYLPKNLLYRVYIWVISWFLKPVDLAILSCYRPEIYQFHLAKKVYCFTGAGYVQVNLSLMNVLLNSLQLFYRLLNIYWQMSIVVSNSAGAR from the coding sequence ATGCAAATTATTAAAGTCGCAGCTATCATTGTCACTTGGAACAAACTTAAAGATGTTTGTTTGCTAATTGAAGACACTAATAAACTAGATTTAAATGGGATATGTCTGGATATTTTTGTGGTTGATAATGCTTCATCTGATGGTACACAAGCTTATCTTGAAGAACATTATCCCCAAGTCAAGGTTCTCCAAACAGGTGAAAATATAGGCGGTTCTGGTGGCTTTTCTCATGGAATGAAGTTTTTAATTCAACTCAATTATGACTACATTTGGCTACTAGATAATGATGTGCGCTTAGATACTCAAGCTTTGCTTGCTTTAGTAGAAACTTTACAAAATTATTCTGAAGTGGGCTTAGTAGGTTCTCAAATTAGAAAGTTAGAGCAACCGGAGATTATTCAAGAAATAGGCAGTTATATTCATGAACAAAAAGCCCATTTAAAAACTTACTTGGGTAACTCTCCTATTGTATCTACAGAAGACATTTTGGCAGAGAAACCTTATCTATCTGTAGATATTTGTGCTGCGGCTTCATTATTATTTAGACGGGAAATAATTCAGCAAATAGGAGTATTTGAAAATTATTTTTTGCACTTTGATGATGTGGAATGGTGTTTAAGAGCAAAGCAAGCTGGTTGGGTTGTTGCTGCTCATCCAGCATCTATTGTTTGGCATAGATCACCTGATTTTAAACATCGTCCTTGGATTAGTTATTATGATGAACGTAACCTCTGTTATTGTTGGCAAAAACACAAACCGGAACTGTTATTAAAACGTCTTCGATTACTTTTAGCAAAGTTAATCTACTATTCATTAACAGGGCGTTTTTTTTGGACGGAAATTTATTTGCAAGGGTTAGAAGATTTTCTCAAGGGAGTGAAAGGCAAAATGCCTAGTTTACTTCCCTATCGAGAATATTCTCTAGCGGAAATTATTACCCCTGATGCAAATATTTTGGTGCAATCTTCGATATATCAAGATATCTGTCAATTTACAGATTTACAGATAGATGAAAAAACGACTCTTTGGTATTTACCTAAAAATTTATTATATCGGGTTTATATTTGGGTAATTTCTTGGTTTTTAAAACCTGTAGATTTAGCAATACTTAGCTGCTATCGTCCTGAAATTTACCAATTTCATTTAGCTAAAAAAGTTTATTGTTTCACTGGTGCAGGTTACGTACAAGTAAATCTCAGTTTAATGAATGTTCTGCTCAACAGTCTGCAACTATTTTATCGGTTGTTGAACATATATTGGCAGATGAGCATTGTCGTAAGTAACTCAGCAGGTGCAAGATAA
- a CDS encoding nucleotide sugar dehydrogenase has protein sequence MTDHPENLVKLKQKISDHTAIVGVVGLGYVGLPFAVEKAKVGYHVLGIEQNPLRVERVNIADNYITDVQDEDLKRVVSSGKLQAVADFERVAEMDVIVICVPTPLTKNLTPNLSYVENVTHAIARHLRPGQLVTLESTTYPGTTDEVMRPVLEQISGLKQGKDFFLAHSPERVDPGNKRYTTKNTNKVVGASDPYSLEVSQLFYEQTIDHVVPVSSAKAAELVKVFENTFRAVNIALVNELALLCDRLNLNVWEVLDAANTKPFGIMPFYPGPGVGGHCIPIDPHYLEWKAKEVNFNTHFIALAGEINRSMPLFVREKTRRALNNLGIAPAKSKVLLIGVAYKKDLGDWRESPALMVMNYLLEDKITISYHDPYVPKIEVQGKTYSSVELTEEKIISADLVIITTDHSQIDYINLVVKSKAVLDTRGVTRHLDCAHDKVTLL, from the coding sequence ATGACTGATCACCCAGAAAATTTAGTTAAATTAAAACAAAAAATTAGCGACCATACAGCCATTGTTGGGGTTGTCGGTCTGGGATATGTAGGTTTACCATTTGCAGTAGAAAAAGCCAAAGTTGGCTATCATGTCCTGGGAATTGAGCAAAATCCGCTCAGAGTTGAACGAGTCAACATAGCCGATAATTACATCACAGATGTTCAAGATGAAGACTTAAAGCGAGTTGTCAGCAGTGGCAAACTACAAGCAGTTGCCGATTTTGAACGGGTTGCGGAGATGGATGTTATCGTCATTTGTGTTCCCACACCCCTAACTAAAAATCTGACTCCTAATTTGAGCTACGTTGAAAATGTAACTCATGCCATTGCTAGACATTTGCGCCCTGGACAGTTGGTAACTTTAGAATCAACTACTTACCCTGGAACTACGGATGAGGTGATGCGCCCTGTTCTAGAGCAAATTAGTGGTTTAAAGCAAGGAAAAGATTTCTTTTTAGCCCATTCTCCAGAACGGGTAGATCCAGGCAATAAGCGTTACACTACCAAAAATACTAATAAGGTAGTAGGAGCATCAGATCCATATTCCCTGGAAGTTTCACAATTATTTTATGAGCAAACTATTGATCATGTAGTACCTGTCAGTAGTGCTAAAGCTGCGGAACTGGTGAAGGTGTTTGAAAATACCTTTCGCGCTGTAAATATTGCTTTAGTAAATGAGTTAGCTTTATTGTGCGATCGCCTCAATCTCAACGTTTGGGAAGTGCTAGATGCTGCCAACACCAAACCCTTTGGCATTATGCCCTTTTATCCGGGTCCTGGGGTAGGTGGTCACTGTATCCCTATTGACCCCCATTACTTGGAATGGAAAGCTAAGGAAGTTAACTTTAATACCCATTTCATTGCTTTAGCAGGGGAAATTAATCGCTCCATGCCCCTATTTGTTAGGGAAAAAACCCGCAGAGCATTAAATAATTTAGGTATTGCTCCCGCTAAATCAAAGGTGCTGCTCATTGGTGTGGCGTATAAAAAAGATTTGGGTGATTGGCGGGAATCTCCAGCTTTGATGGTCATGAATTACCTCTTAGAAGATAAAATCACAATTAGTTATCATGACCCCTATGTGCCAAAAATTGAGGTGCAAGGCAAAACTTACTCTAGTGTAGAGCTAACAGAGGAAAAAATTATCTCGGCTGACTTAGTAATAATTACTACTGATCATAGTCAGATAGATTACATCAATTTGGTAGTTAAGTCCAAAGCGGTTCTAGATACAAGGGGTGTAACTCGTCATCTTGATTGCGCCCATGATAAAGTAACTCTGTTGTAG
- the glf gene encoding UDP-galactopyranose mutase: protein MYNRMFDFLIVGAGFAGCTLANCIATHLDRKVLVVDTRNHIGGNAFDFYDNAGVLIHKYGAHIFHTNSKKIIDYLSQFTQWRVYQHEVLAKVDGDLYPIPINLNTINQLYGLNLNGQEIEDFYEQVREKYERIENSEQAVVGKVGTDLYEKFFKNYTYKQWNLWPHELDASVCARIPVRTNKDNRYFGDKYQLMPIHGYTKMFEKMLAHPNIKVMLNTSFQEVEKWLKFDHLIYTGPIDQFFDYKFGKLPYRSLRFEFETHDVEYFQPVAVVNYPNDYDFTRIVESKHITGQKHPKTTIYYEYPQAEGDPYYPVPRPENRELFQQYKTEADKLETVTFVGRLAQYQYYNMDQVVAAALTVFENRISQIY, encoded by the coding sequence ATGTACAATAGAATGTTTGACTTTCTGATTGTTGGTGCTGGGTTTGCAGGTTGCACCCTAGCAAATTGTATTGCTACGCACCTAGATCGCAAAGTTTTAGTCGTTGATACCCGCAATCATATTGGTGGTAATGCTTTTGATTTTTATGACAATGCTGGAGTATTAATTCACAAGTATGGAGCGCACATTTTTCATACTAATAGCAAAAAAATCATTGATTACCTTTCCCAGTTTACTCAATGGCGAGTTTATCAGCATGAAGTTTTAGCTAAAGTTGATGGTGACTTATATCCAATTCCCATCAACTTAAATACCATTAACCAACTCTATGGACTAAATCTTAACGGCCAAGAAATTGAAGATTTTTATGAGCAAGTTAGAGAAAAATATGAAAGAATTGAAAACTCAGAACAAGCTGTAGTTGGCAAAGTAGGAACTGATTTATACGAGAAATTCTTTAAAAACTACACTTATAAACAGTGGAACCTGTGGCCGCACGAACTAGATGCTTCAGTTTGCGCTCGTATTCCCGTGAGAACAAATAAAGATAACCGCTATTTTGGTGATAAGTATCAACTTATGCCTATACATGGTTATACGAAAATGTTTGAAAAAATGTTGGCACATCCCAACATTAAAGTTATGCTAAATACTAGCTTCCAGGAAGTAGAAAAATGGCTGAAGTTTGACCATCTAATTTATACTGGACCCATCGATCAATTTTTTGATTATAAATTTGGTAAACTTCCCTATCGCTCATTGCGCTTTGAATTTGAAACTCATGATGTTGAATATTTCCAACCAGTTGCTGTTGTCAACTATCCCAACGATTATGATTTTACACGGATAGTCGAGTCAAAACATATTACTGGACAAAAACATCCAAAAACTACTATCTACTACGAATACCCACAAGCGGAAGGAGATCCTTATTACCCTGTTCCGCGTCCCGAAAATCGTGAGTTATTTCAACAGTATAAAACTGAAGCAGATAAGCTGGAAACAGTAACATTTGTAGGTAGATTAGCACAATACCAATATTACAACATGGATCAGGTTGTTGCTGCTGCTCTCACGGTGTTTGAAAACAGAATTAGTCAAATTTATTAG
- a CDS encoding ABC transporter permease, whose product MTLSIKDNFTKLQVERYWELLHVLVARTLKVRYRGSFLGVYWSLLNPLIMTGLYTAIFGVTFASYYGNSILNYVLAAFTGLVVINFFSASTSQALVSVVSNGALLNKIHLPVSVFPVSMIASNIFQFFVGAFPLLSLMTLINSKSLVNVLALVFPFLALILVSTGIGFLVSALYVFFRDLPYFYELVTFVMWISSPIFYPAAIVPPQVKPFLSLNPLSPIIESLRQITLSGTSPDLGLIWGALLSGIIILSLGWTCFHIWRHQFMDLL is encoded by the coding sequence ATGACCCTATCTATCAAAGACAATTTCACTAAGTTGCAAGTAGAGCGTTATTGGGAATTGCTGCACGTTTTAGTAGCACGGACTCTGAAAGTACGTTATAGGGGTTCCTTCCTGGGAGTTTATTGGTCTCTGTTGAACCCGTTAATAATGACAGGGTTGTACACCGCAATTTTTGGAGTTACCTTCGCATCCTATTATGGTAACTCCATTCTGAACTACGTTTTAGCAGCCTTCACAGGTTTAGTAGTAATCAATTTTTTCTCAGCTTCCACATCCCAAGCCTTGGTAAGTGTGGTAAGTAATGGCGCATTATTGAATAAAATTCATCTCCCAGTCAGCGTTTTTCCTGTATCAATGATTGCGTCTAATATATTTCAGTTTTTCGTGGGAGCATTTCCGTTGCTGTCACTAATGACTTTAATAAATTCTAAAAGTCTAGTAAATGTCCTAGCGTTAGTGTTTCCATTTCTGGCATTAATTTTAGTTTCCACAGGAATCGGATTTTTAGTAAGTGCCTTGTATGTATTTTTTAGAGATTTACCTTACTTTTATGAATTAGTCACCTTTGTGATGTGGATTAGTAGCCCTATATTTTATCCGGCTGCGATTGTCCCGCCACAAGTAAAGCCATTTCTCAGTTTAAATCCCCTATCCCCAATAATTGAAAGTCTGCGTCAGATTACATTATCAGGAACATCGCCAGATTTAGGTTTAATTTGGGGTGCTTTACTAAGTGGCATCATTATTTTGTCCCTGGGATGGACTTGTTTTCATATTTGGCGACATCAATTTATGGATTTACTGTAA
- a CDS encoding glycosyltransferase codes for MVNQLELPTICHITQNKIFNHLQNIIFPRTDICTVEELFFRSNAQVLFDYENQTLELNQGGIVSFDTYFNAFYVDSWQEYTKVKTIGASLKLKGSLKISIYNIDRLGETKTVLSQKIINNQKIEEITVLDNFDISAYTGMIYLEIEALENMCQISAGYFSTFIETDINVKIAVVICTYKRENYVYKNMKLLEEYLLEKTEFIKRLEVFIIDNGNTLEQLDSHIIHLIPNKNAGGSGGFARGMLEVLQQQDKFSHIILMDDDVLFEPAILERTWNFLSVANQKEICLGSSMLRLDKKYIQHEKGAYWNRDKGFIPVKPNMDLRKLTDTLFNEVDEYIDYSGWWFFCFPVNSIKDYGLPYPFFIKMDDVEFCRRIGKKIIILNGICVWHEPFENKKNPSIEYYFFRNSMIYHSLYFPKEFSSSKAIKWFLKPLLKEIFCYRYETAESIIKATVDFLKGPDALVANQPEEKHKEVSTSTEKTTKNSQLPFVYNKYIASLEKSENKLHRFFRLLTLNGHLLPNWFFFADDTLSDKGYSIVPFGNSRPLNVFRAKKVLYYNLQTQEGFIVKFSRSRFFLVLINALWLTLVMLLKLPKLKKLYINSFSEFTSQAFWEKYLEIEAK; via the coding sequence ATGGTTAACCAACTAGAATTACCAACTATCTGTCACATTACTCAAAATAAGATATTTAATCATCTGCAAAATATTATTTTTCCTAGAACTGATATTTGTACTGTTGAAGAACTATTTTTTAGAAGTAATGCTCAAGTTTTATTTGACTATGAAAATCAGACATTAGAGCTAAATCAAGGTGGAATTGTTAGTTTTGACACATATTTTAATGCTTTTTATGTGGATAGTTGGCAAGAATATACAAAGGTTAAAACTATAGGTGCTAGTCTCAAATTAAAAGGAAGTTTAAAAATTAGTATTTACAATATAGACAGATTAGGTGAAACTAAAACCGTCTTATCACAGAAGATAATAAACAACCAAAAAATTGAGGAGATTACAGTTTTAGACAACTTCGATATATCCGCATATACAGGAATGATCTACCTGGAAATCGAAGCATTAGAAAATATGTGTCAAATTAGCGCAGGGTATTTTTCTACTTTTATAGAGACTGATATAAACGTCAAAATTGCAGTTGTAATTTGTACTTACAAAAGGGAAAATTATGTTTATAAAAATATGAAATTATTAGAAGAATACTTATTAGAAAAAACTGAATTTATTAAGAGATTAGAAGTATTTATTATTGATAATGGCAATACTTTAGAACAACTTGATAGTCATATAATTCATTTAATACCTAATAAAAATGCCGGGGGAAGCGGCGGTTTTGCTAGAGGAATGCTGGAAGTTTTACAGCAGCAAGATAAATTTTCACATATTATTCTTATGGATGATGATGTTCTCTTTGAGCCAGCAATATTGGAAAGAACATGGAATTTTTTGAGCGTAGCTAATCAGAAAGAAATCTGTCTTGGTAGTAGTATGTTGAGATTGGATAAAAAATACATACAGCATGAAAAAGGAGCTTATTGGAATAGAGATAAAGGTTTTATTCCTGTCAAACCCAATATGGATTTAAGAAAATTAACAGATACTTTATTCAATGAAGTAGATGAATATATTGATTACAGTGGATGGTGGTTCTTTTGCTTTCCAGTCAATTCTATCAAAGATTATGGCTTGCCATATCCTTTCTTCATTAAAATGGATGATGTTGAATTTTGCCGAAGAATAGGGAAAAAAATTATTATTTTGAATGGTATATGTGTTTGGCATGAACCCTTTGAAAATAAAAAGAATCCATCCATTGAATACTATTTTTTTAGAAATAGTATGATTTATCATAGCCTGTATTTTCCAAAAGAGTTTAGTAGTAGCAAGGCGATCAAATGGTTTCTAAAACCATTACTAAAAGAAATATTTTGTTATAGATATGAAACTGCCGAGAGCATTATCAAAGCCACTGTTGATTTTCTCAAAGGTCCTGATGCTTTAGTTGCTAACCAACCGGAGGAAAAGCATAAAGAAGTTTCTACGTCTACGGAAAAAACAACTAAAAATTCACAGTTACCATTCGTATACAACAAATATATAGCCAGTCTAGAAAAGAGTGAAAACAAGTTACATCGTTTTTTCAGACTTCTAACTCTTAATGGTCATCTTTTACCAAATTGGTTTTTCTTTGCAGACGACACATTGAGCGATAAGGGATATAGTATTGTTCCATTTGGTAATAGTAGACCTTTAAACGTTTTTAGAGCTAAAAAAGTTTTGTATTACAATTTACAAACACAAGAAGGATTTATAGTTAAATTTTCCCGAAGCAGATTTTTTTTGGTGCTAATAAATGCCTTATGGTTAACCTTGGTAATGCTCTTAAAATTACCAAAATTGAAAAAGCTATATATCAACTCATTCTCTGAATTTACTAGTCAAGCTTTCTGGGAAAAGTATCTAGAAATAGAAGCAAAATAA
- a CDS encoding ABC transporter ATP-binding protein: MEVIRLDKVSLWRRTQEEFSYDLKKTVLSIVEGKYRQPARKLVLDTIELVVNKGEKIGIIGANGSGKSTLLKIISGILKPTHGTVRVKGQIAPLIELGAGFDPEISVMDNIVLYGVLLGFSRIEMRARAHSILEFAELQDYALVPVKGLSSGMVARLGFSIATDVQPDILILDEVLSVGDESFKNKCQQRIERFWDAEATVLVVSHDLGFMKQSCKRIIWLEKGKINFIGTAERAVESYLAGKVIPE, encoded by the coding sequence ATGGAAGTAATTCGCCTGGATAAAGTTTCACTGTGGCGACGGACACAAGAAGAGTTTTCTTACGACTTGAAAAAAACAGTGCTTTCTATTGTAGAAGGGAAATATCGCCAACCTGCCAGAAAATTAGTGCTGGATACAATTGAATTGGTAGTTAACAAAGGTGAAAAAATAGGTATTATTGGTGCAAATGGTTCTGGTAAATCCACGCTTTTAAAAATAATTTCTGGTATTCTTAAACCTACTCATGGAACAGTGCGAGTAAAAGGGCAAATTGCTCCTTTAATTGAACTGGGAGCAGGCTTTGATCCAGAAATATCTGTGATGGATAATATTGTACTTTATGGTGTACTACTGGGATTTTCTAGAATAGAAATGCGAGCAAGAGCGCATTCTATTTTGGAGTTTGCAGAATTGCAAGATTATGCTTTAGTTCCAGTTAAGGGTTTATCTTCGGGTATGGTAGCAAGGTTGGGTTTTTCTATTGCTACAGATGTACAACCTGATATTTTAATTTTGGATGAAGTTTTATCAGTAGGGGATGAGAGTTTTAAGAATAAATGCCAACAAAGAATTGAGAGATTTTGGGACGCAGAAGCAACTGTTTTGGTAGTTTCTCATGATTTGGGTTTTATGAAACAGTCTTGTAAAAGGATAATTTGGTTAGAGAAGGGAAAAATCAATTTTATAGGAACAGCGGAGCGTGCAGTAGAGTCTTATTTGGCTGGTAAAGTCATCCCCGAATAA